The proteins below are encoded in one region of Oryzias melastigma strain HK-1 linkage group LG9, ASM292280v2, whole genome shotgun sequence:
- the hint2 gene encoding histidine triad nucleotide-binding protein 2, mitochondrial isoform X2 — protein MSLCNVLRAQIGCRALQLIRVHRVCQAKKTLCTKSDEVKLAEEASKRVPAQTIFSKVIDKSIPADIIYEDEKCLAFRDISPQAPVHFLVIPRTPIPRISAAEDTDAELLGHLLVVAKNMAKQESLSDGYR, from the exons ATGAGTTTGTGTAATGTTTTACGAGCACAGATTGGGTGCAGAGCGCTTCAGCTCATCCGTGTCCACCGTGTTTGCCAAGCTAAG aaaactcTTTGCACAAAAAGCGATGAGGTGAAACTTGCAGAGGAGGCAAGCAAAAGAGTCCCAGCTCAAACAATCTTCTCCAAAGTGATTGACAAAAGCATTCCTGCAGATATTATTTATGAGGACGAAAAG tgtttggcGTTCAGAGACATCAGCCCACAGGCGCCCGTCCACTTCCTGGTCATTCCCAGGACCCCTATCCCACGAATAAGTGCAGCTGAAGATACTGATGCTGAG CTGCTGGGACATCTGCTGGTTGTCGCTAAAAACATGGCGAAGCAGGAATCTCTGAGTGACGGGTACCGA TGA
- the LOC112147998 gene encoding nuclear factor 7, ovary-like translates to MAERAALMEYLNCHVCSETFNDPVTLSCNHNFCSSCLQKFWEQTQNKNCPICKRKSLEEFPPVNFGLKELADSFAGRQKSESSETKTGEQKIMEVCRKHSGETNLFCTDEWKIFCAVCEFSLHQSHKVVPVEEAVRELKEELKSDLKSLQDKKMKYKEVEETYNQMIQHSKKQLLSTETQIRAEFNKLHQFLKEEEESRLAALREEEEQKRKTVSREMKRIQEQMSSLSESISAVEAELQKDKEAFLSSSKDTQSRARAQSSLSDPQLLSGALIDVAKHVGNLSFRVWEKMKEKVHFSPVLLDPNTAHGCLLLSDDLTSVRHGETSQQLPDNPERNMKYSDVFGSEGFRSGKHSWEVEVGDHPYWFIGVAKESVNRKGECSASPKDGFWCLSHDNGKYTNGVCQTVTVTKSLQKIRVQMDYDRGEVSFYNPEDMTHIYTHKDTFTEKLLPYFSVGESGDAKTSKLQICPTD, encoded by the coding sequence ATGGCTGAGAGAGCTGCTCTTATGGAATACCTAAACTGTCACGTTTGTTCAGAGACTTTCAATGATCCTGTAACTCTGAGCTGCAACCACAACTTCTGTTCGAGCTGTCTGCAGAAGTTCTGGGAACAAACTCAGAACAAAAACTGTCccatctgtaaaagaaaatcacttGAAGAGTTTCCTCCTGTGAACTTTGGTCTGAAGGAACTTGCTGATTCGTTTGCTGGAAGACAGAAATCTGAATcatcagagacaaaaacaggagaacAGAAGATCATGGAGGTCTGCAGGAAACATTCAGGAGAAACCAATCTGTTCTGTACAGACGAGTGGAAAATATTTTGTGCTGTTTGTGAGTTTTCTCTGCACCAGAGTCACAAAGTGGTTCCTGTAGAAGAAGCAGTCAgagagctgaaggaggagctgaaatCTGACTTAAAGTCTCTGcaggacaagaagatgaaataCAAAGAAGTGGAGGAAACATACAATCAGATGATTCAACACTCCaagaagcagctgctgtccacagagacacagatcagagcagagttcaacaagctccaccagttcctgaaggaggaagaggagtccaGACTGGCAGCtctgagggaggaagaggagcagaagagGAAGACTGTGAGCAGAGAGATGAAGAGGATCCAGGAGCAGATGTCCTCTCTGTCAGAAAGTATCAGTGCTGttgaagcagagctgcagaaagacAAGGAGGCGTTCCTCAGCAGTTCTAAAGACACTCAGAGCAGAGCCAGGGCCCAGAGCTCGCTGTCAGACCCACAGCTGCTCTCAGGAGCTCTGATAGATGTGGCCAAACATGTGGGCAACCTGTCCTTCAGAGTCTgggagaagatgaaggagaaggTCCACTTCAGTCCCGTCCTCCTCGACCCAAACACTGCACATGGATGTCTTCTTCTTTCTGATGATCTAACCAGTGTGAGACATGGAGAAACTTCTCAGCAGCTTCCTGATAATCCAGAGAGGAACATGAAATattctgatgtttttggttCTGAGGGTTTCAGATCAGGGAAACACAGctgggaggtggaggtgggagaTCATCCTTACTGGTTCATTGGTGTGGCTAAAGAGTCTGTTAACAGGAAGGGAGAGTGTTCTGCTTCACCAAAAGATGGATTCTGGTGTTTATCACATGATAATGGAAAATACACTAACGGTGTTTGTCAGACTGTCACTGTGACCAAGAGTCTCCAGAAGATCAGAGTCCAGATGGACTATGACAGGGGGGAGGTGTCCTTCTACAACCCTGAAGACATGACTCACATCTACACTCACAAAGACACTTTCACTGAGAAACTTTTACCATATTTCAGTGTTGGAGAATCTGGAGATGCAAAAAcctctaaactccaaatctgtCCGACTGATTGA
- the mrps30 gene encoding 39S ribosomal protein S30, mitochondrial — protein MATRCKLPLLFPKSLLRNQRFVHTEAAVTTPAYPPVVASLTAKSKSARLRQIDERVQKIRASPVEEKLSLITRIQRRKFVVYPQTFARNADRWYQHFTKTAYIPGLPEKFTLGTAEGSSPSPADQTEIPGIDGDAFAEIRALVTRVILQHHWHMNKKRQPGVYKHQEQVMAPFLKNLVTELTYSLAKHNPLLLSSSLDFSPQVNFYWRRGQRIIPKGHRKGRLEPLRFQIDDNPNSQIRITQQLPQFNPMEASYTADVPVVLQAPNLMPLFRRQYDNNIFTGAKLPDPACYGHTQFHLVPDRYHRDRMMKQQQSEQVEIFLRANAIASLFSWTGAQAAYQGFWNHEDVCRPFVSQAVITDGHFFSFFCYQLNTVALSVETDANNPRKNLLWGSQSQRLFQTVEDGEVLGLDDGVIKLLVQFLMNQP, from the exons ATGGCGACCCGCTGCAAGCTGCCCTTGTTGTTCCCCAAAAGCTTGCTTAGGAACCAGCGGTTTGTCCACACCGAGGCTGCCGTCACGACGCCTGCGTATCCGCCTGTAGTCGCTTCTCTTACCGCTAAGAGTAAATCCGCCCGGCTGCGGCAGATCGATGAGCGGGTTCAGAAGATACGCGCCTCTCCGGTGGAGGAAAAACTGTCGCTCATCACCCGCATCCAGCGGAGGAAATTTGTGGTCTATCCGCAGACTTTCGCTCGGAACGCGGATCGATGGTACCAGCACTTCACCAAGACGGCGTACATCCCAGGTTTACCGGAGAAGTTCACTCTGGGCACCGCAGAGGGGAGCTCTCCCTCGCCCGCGGATCAAACAGAGATCCCGGGCATTGACGGTGATGCGTTTGCGGAGATCCGCGCCCTGGTCACCCGTGTGATCCTGCAGCACCACTGGCACATGAACAAGAAGCGCCAACCTGGCGTTTACAAACACCAGGAGCAAGTGATGGCTCCTTTTCTCAAAAACCTGGTGACTGAACTAACCTACAGTTTAGCAAAACACAACCCGCTGCTCCTGTCCTCCAGTCTCG ATTTCAGTCCACAGGTGAACTTTTACTGGCGGAGAGGGCAGAGAATTATCCCCAAGGGCCACCGCAAGGGCCGGCTAGAGCCCCTCCGGTTTCAGATTGACGACAACCCTAACAGCCAGATCAGGATAACTCAGCAACTGCCACAG TTTAATCCAATGGAGGCGTCTTACACGGCTGACGTTCCCGTGGTTCTTCAGGCTCCAAACCTGATGCCCCTCTTCAGGAGACAGTACGACAACAACATCTTCACAg GTGCAAAGCTGCCTGACCCAGCATGCTACGGTCACACTCAGTTCCATTTGGTACCCGACCGGTACCACAGAGACCGGATGATGAAGCAGCAGCAGTCTGAACAGGTGGAGATCTTCCTGAGAGCCAACGCCATTGCCAGCCTTTTCTCCTGGACTGGAGCTCAGGCCGCGTACCAGG GTTTCTGGAACCACGAGGACGTTTGCAGGCCCTTTGTGTCGCAGGCTGTGATCACAGACGGtcacttcttttctttcttctgctaCCAGCTGAACACTGTGGCCCTCTCTGTGGAAACGGACGCTAACAACCCCAGGAAGAACCTTCTGTGGGGCAGCCAAAGCCAGCGGCTCTTCCAGACCGTGGAGGACGGAGAGGTGCTGGGTCTGGACGACGGCGTCATCAAGCTTCTGGTTCAGTTCCTCATGAACCAGCCGTAG
- the LOC112148440 gene encoding EF-hand calcium-binding domain-containing protein 1 isoform X1, which translates to MVKQFKPNSSSPFQARMSSTNKKVMQALAETISQKVEHFSALSFVVSKKEVECLIRKFNTLLEAEKHPDSSVPGLDRNRFKDVLHNLFELTDDFILDRVFKVFDKDNDSFVSVEEWIQGLSVFLRGTPDEQIKYCFQVYDLTGSGFITKDEIYLMLKDSLPMEQQDEEDEMNELIEIVLKMMDYDKDGRLSFEDFEKSVKKEDLILEAFGKCLPNFRTKKKFEEQVLEKQQDE; encoded by the exons ATGGTGAAGCAGTTTAAACCGAACTCTTCATCACCATTTCAAGCAAGGATGTCGTCTACGaataaaaaagtgatgcagGCCCTCGCGGAAACAATCTCACAAAAAGTGGAACACT TTTCCGCTTTGTCATTTGTAGTCAGTAAGAAAGAGGTCGAATGTCTTATCCGGAAATTCAACACACTTCTGGAGGCGGAGAAACATCCTGACAGTTCTGTTCCCGGTCTGGACAGAAACAGGTTCAAAGACGTCCTACACAACCTCTTCGAGTTGACCGATGACTTCATTTTGGATAGAG tttttaaggTATTTGATAAGGACAATGATAGCTTTGTCTCTGTGGAGGAATGGATCCAGGGGCTGTCTGTCTTTCTTCGAGGAACGCCGGATGAACAGATTAAAT ACTGCTTTCAAGTGTACGACTTGACAGGCAGCGGATTTATCACAAAAGACGAGATTTATCTCATGCTGAAGGACAGTCTCCCCATGGAGCAGCAAGATGAGGAGGACGAGATGAACGAACTGATAGAAATCGTCCTCAAAATGATG GACTATGACAAAGACGGCAGGCTGTCTTTTGAAGATTTTGAAAAGTCTGTGAAAAAGGAAGACCTAATCCTTGAAGCCTTTGGAAAGTGCCTGCCCAACTTCAGG accaaGAAGAAGTTTGAGGAGCAAGTACTGGAAAAGCAGCAAGACgaataa
- the LOC112148566 gene encoding nuclear factor 7, ovary-like, with translation MAERAALLEFLNCHICSETFNDPVTLSCNHNFCESCLQTFWKQTQNKNCPICKRKSFEEFPLVNFGLKELADSFAGRQKSESSETKTGEQKIMEVCRKHSGETKLFCKDEQRAFCPFCEFFQHQNHKVVPVEEAVRELKEELKSDLKSLQDKKMKYKEVEETYNQMIQHSKKQLLSTETQIRAEFNKLHQFLKEEEESRLAALREEEEQKRKTVSREMKRIQEQMSSLSESISAVEAELQKDKEAFLSSSKDTQSRARAQSSLSDPQLLSGALIDVAKHVGNLSFRVWEKMKEKVHFSPVLLDPNTANGWLHLSDDLTSVRNGETSQQLPDNPERFVKYMEVFGFEGFRSGKHSWEVEVGDLPDWTIGVVKESVNRKGERSASPEDGIWCLFHRNGEYTNCDGQTVTVTKSLQKIRVQLDYDRGEVSFYNPEDMTHIYTHKDTFTEKLLPYFSVGESGDAKTSKLQICPTD, from the coding sequence ATGGCTGAGAGAGCTGCTCTTCTGGAATTCCTGAACTGTCACATTTGTTCAGAGACTTTCAATGATCCTGTAACTCTGAGCTGCAACCACAACTTCTGTGAGAGCTGTCTGCAGACGTTCTGGAAACAAACTCAGAACAAAAACTGTCccatctgtaaaagaaaatcatttgaaGAGTTTCCACTTGTGAACTTTGGTCTGAAGGAACTTGCTGACTCGTTTGCTGGAAGACAGAAATCTGAATcatcagagacaaaaacaggagaacAGAAGATCATGGAGGTCTGCAGGAAACATTCAGGAGAAACCAAACTGTTCTGTAAAGATGAGCAGAGAGCTTTTTGTCCTTTCTGTGAGTTTTTTCAGCACCAGAATCACAAAGTGGTTCCTGTAGAAGAAGCAGTCAgagagctgaaggaggagctgaaatCTGACTTAAAGTCTCTGcaggacaagaagatgaaataCAAAGAAGTGGAGGAAACATACAATCAGATGATTCAACACTCCaagaagcagctgctgtccacagagacacagatcagagcagagttcaacaagctccaccagttcctgaaggaggaagaggagtccaGACTGGCAGCtctgagggaggaagaggagcagaagagGAAGACTGTGAGCAGAGAGATGAAGAGGATCCAGGAGCAGATGTCCTCTCTGTCAGAAAGTATCAGTGCTGttgaagcagagctgcagaaagacAAGGAGGCGTTCCTCAGCAGTTCTAAAGACACTCAGAGCAGAGCCAGGGCCCAGAGCTCGCTGTCAGACCCACAGCTGCTCTCAGGAGCTCTGATAGATGTGGCCAAACATGTGGGCAACCTGTCCTTCAGAGTCTgggagaagatgaaggagaaggTCCACTTCAGTCCCGTCCTCCTCGACCCAAACACTGCAAATGGATGGCTTCATCTGTCTGATGATCTGACCAGTGTGAGAAATGGAGAAACTTCTCAGCAGCTTCCTGACAATCCAGAGAGATTTGTAAAATACATGGAAGTTTTTGGTTTTGAGGGTTTCAGATCAGGGAAACACAGctgggaggtggaggtgggagaTCTTCCTGACTGGACCATTGGTGTTGTTAAGGAGTCTGTTAACAGGAAGGGAGAGAGGTCTGCTTCACCAGAAGATGGAATTTGGTGTTTATTCCACCGTAATGGAGAATACACAAACTGTGATGGTCAGACTGTCACTGTGACCAAGAGTCTCCAGAAGATCAGAGTCCAGCTGGACTATGACAGGGGGGAGGTGTCCTTCTACAACCCTGAAGACATGACTCACATCTACACTCACAAAGACACTTTCACTGAGAAACTTTTACCATATTTCAGTGTTGGAGAATCTGGAGATGCAAAAAcctctaaactccaaatctgtCCGACTGATTGA
- the LOC112148440 gene encoding EF-hand calcium-binding domain-containing protein 1 isoform X2 has translation MVKQFKPNSSSPFQARMSSTNKKVMQALAETISQKVEHFSKKEVECLIRKFNTLLEAEKHPDSSVPGLDRNRFKDVLHNLFELTDDFILDRVFKVFDKDNDSFVSVEEWIQGLSVFLRGTPDEQIKYCFQVYDLTGSGFITKDEIYLMLKDSLPMEQQDEEDEMNELIEIVLKMMDYDKDGRLSFEDFEKSVKKEDLILEAFGKCLPNFRTKKKFEEQVLEKQQDE, from the exons ATGGTGAAGCAGTTTAAACCGAACTCTTCATCACCATTTCAAGCAAGGATGTCGTCTACGaataaaaaagtgatgcagGCCCTCGCGGAAACAATCTCACAAAAAGTGGAACACT TCAGTAAGAAAGAGGTCGAATGTCTTATCCGGAAATTCAACACACTTCTGGAGGCGGAGAAACATCCTGACAGTTCTGTTCCCGGTCTGGACAGAAACAGGTTCAAAGACGTCCTACACAACCTCTTCGAGTTGACCGATGACTTCATTTTGGATAGAG tttttaaggTATTTGATAAGGACAATGATAGCTTTGTCTCTGTGGAGGAATGGATCCAGGGGCTGTCTGTCTTTCTTCGAGGAACGCCGGATGAACAGATTAAAT ACTGCTTTCAAGTGTACGACTTGACAGGCAGCGGATTTATCACAAAAGACGAGATTTATCTCATGCTGAAGGACAGTCTCCCCATGGAGCAGCAAGATGAGGAGGACGAGATGAACGAACTGATAGAAATCGTCCTCAAAATGATG GACTATGACAAAGACGGCAGGCTGTCTTTTGAAGATTTTGAAAAGTCTGTGAAAAAGGAAGACCTAATCCTTGAAGCCTTTGGAAAGTGCCTGCCCAACTTCAGG accaaGAAGAAGTTTGAGGAGCAAGTACTGGAAAAGCAGCAAGACgaataa
- the hint2 gene encoding histidine triad nucleotide-binding protein 2, mitochondrial isoform X1 encodes MSLCNVLRAQIGCRALQLIRVHRVCQAKKTLCTKSDEVKLAEEASKRVPAQTIFSKVIDKSIPADIIYEDEKCLAFRDISPQAPVHFLVIPRTPIPRISAAEDTDAELLGHLLVVAKNMAKQESLSDGYRVVINDGKHGAQSVYHLHVHVLGGRQMTWPPG; translated from the exons ATGAGTTTGTGTAATGTTTTACGAGCACAGATTGGGTGCAGAGCGCTTCAGCTCATCCGTGTCCACCGTGTTTGCCAAGCTAAG aaaactcTTTGCACAAAAAGCGATGAGGTGAAACTTGCAGAGGAGGCAAGCAAAAGAGTCCCAGCTCAAACAATCTTCTCCAAAGTGATTGACAAAAGCATTCCTGCAGATATTATTTATGAGGACGAAAAG tgtttggcGTTCAGAGACATCAGCCCACAGGCGCCCGTCCACTTCCTGGTCATTCCCAGGACCCCTATCCCACGAATAAGTGCAGCTGAAGATACTGATGCTGAG CTGCTGGGACATCTGCTGGTTGTCGCTAAAAACATGGCGAAGCAGGAATCTCTGAGTGACGGGTACCGAGTGG TGATCAATGACGGGAAGCACGGCGCCCAGTCGGTCTACCACCTCCACGTCCACGTTCTGGGGGGCAGACAGATGACGTGGCCTCCAGGATGA
- the LOC112148438 gene encoding nuclear factor 7, ovary-like yields MAERAALLESFLNCHICSETFNDPVTLSCNHNFCSSCLQKFWEQTQNKNCPICKRKTSKDPAVNFSLKELADSFAGRLKSESSETKTGEQKIMEVCSKHPEESKLFCKDEQRDFCPVCQLSLHQSHKVVHVEEAVRELKEELKSDLKSLQDKKMKYKEVEETYNQMIQHSKKQLLSTETQIRAEFNKLHQFLKEEEESRLAALREEEEQKGKTVSREMKRIQEQMSSLSESISAVEAELQKDKEAFLSSSKDTQSRARAQSSLSDPQLLSGALIDVAKHVGNLSFRVWEKMKEKVHFSPVLLDPNTANRRLYLSDDLTSVRVGETSQQLPDNPERNMEYTDVFGSENLKSGKHRWEVEVGDLPVWNIGVAKESVNRKGERVASPKDGCWCLLHRNGKYANGFGHTLTATKSLQKIRVQLDYDRGEVSFYNPEDMTHIYTYKDTFTEKLLPHFTVGKSVDAKTSKLQICPTD; encoded by the coding sequence ATGGCTGAGAGAGCTGCTCTTTTGGAATCTTTCCTGAACTGTCACATTTGTTCAGAGACTTTCAATGATCCTGTAACTCTGAGCTGCAACCACAACTTCTGTTCAAGCTGTCTGCAGAAGTTCTGGGAACAAACTCAGAACAAAAACTGTCccatctgtaaaagaaaaacatctaaagATCCTGCTGTGAACTTCAGCCTGAAGGAACTTGCTGACTCGTTTGCTGGAAGACTGAAATCTGAATcatcagagacaaaaacaggagaacAGAAGATCATGGAGGTCTGCAGCAAACATCCAGAAGAATCCAAACTGTTCTGTAAAGATGAGCAGAGAGATTTTTGTCCTGTCTGTCAGCTTTCTCTGCACCAGAGTCACAAAGTGGTTCATGTAGAAGAAGCAGTCAgagagctgaaggaggagctgaaatCTGACTTAAAGTCTCTGcaggacaagaagatgaaataCAAAGAAGTGGAGGAAACATACAATCAGATGATTCAACACTCCaagaagcagctgctgtccacagagacacagatcagagcagagttcaacaagctccaccagttcctgaaggaggaagaggagtccaGACTGGCAGCTctgagagaggaagaggagcagaaggGGAAGACTGTGAGCAGAGAGATGAAGAGGATCCAGGAGCAGATGTCCTCTCTGTCAGAAAGTATCAGTGCTGttgaagcagagctgcagaaagacAAGGAGGCGTTCCTCAGCAGTTCTAAAGACACTCAGAGCAGAGCCAGAGCCCAGAGCTCACTGTCAGACCCACAGCTGCTCTCAGGAGCTCTGATAGATGTGGCCAAACATGTGGGCAACCTGTCCTTCAGAGTCTgggagaagatgaaggagaaggTCCACTTCAGTCCCGTCCTCCTCGACCCAAACACTGCAAACAGACGGCTTTATCTGTCTGATGATCTGACCAGTGTGAGAGTAGGAGAAACTTCTCAGCAGCTTCCTGACAATCCAGAGAGAAACATGGAATatactgatgtttttggctCTGAGAACTTAAAATCAGGGAAACACAGGtgggaggtggaggtgggagaTCTGCCCGTCTGGAATATTGGTGTGGCTAAAGAGTCTGTTAACAGGAAGGGAGAGAGGGTTGCTTCACCAAAAGATGGATGCTGGTGTTTATTACATCGTAATGGAAAATACGCAAACGGTTTTGGTCACACTCTTACTGCGACCAAGAGTCTCCAGAAGATCAGAGTCCAGCTGGACTATGACAGGGGGGAGGTGTCCTTCTACAACCCTGAAGACATGACTCACATCTACACTTACAAAGACACTTTCACTGAGAAACTTTTACCACATTTCACTGTTGGAAAATCTGTAGATGCAAAAAcctctaaactccaaatctgtCCGACTGATTGA